The following are from one region of the Halarcobacter sp. genome:
- the ureC gene encoding urease subunit alpha, whose amino-acid sequence MKISKAKYASMYGPTTGDRFRLADTSLVAKIEKDYTTYGEESKFGGGKTIRDGMSQSPLAVETADVIITNAVIIDYTGIYKADIGIKDGKISAIGKSGNPYNCDGITEGLEIGANTEILSAEGKIITAGGIDSHIHFISPGQIDEALASGVTTMIGGGTGPNTGTNATTCTPGEFNIHKMIEAVDDLPLNFGFMGKGNSSNYEALKVQIEAGAMGLKLHEDWGTTPNAIDTCLKVADDFDVQVAIHTDTLNESGFVDNTVNAFGGRTIHTFHSEGAGGGHAPDIMKVAGLANILPSSTNPTLPYTRNTIEEHLDMLMVCHHLSSKIPEDVSFAESRIRGKTIAAEDVLHDIGAISITSSDSQAMGRVGEVVTRTWQVADSMKKQRGALEGDDELSDNERIKRFVAKYTINPAIACGIDEHVGSVEVGKMADLVLWTPAFFGVKPEIIIKGGFIALAMMGDSNASIPTPEPNMYRPMFGSLGKAAANTSAIFVSHLALDKGLEEHLDTKKVMLPVKNTRNIGKKDMKLNDFIGDIEVDPETYDVKVNGEIIESSFQEELPMAKKYFLF is encoded by the coding sequence ATGAAAATTTCTAAAGCAAAATATGCATCAATGTATGGACCAACAACTGGTGATAGATTTAGATTAGCTGATACTTCTTTAGTAGCAAAGATTGAAAAAGATTATACAACTTATGGTGAAGAATCAAAATTTGGTGGTGGTAAAACTATTAGAGATGGGATGAGCCAATCTCCACTAGCAGTTGAAACTGCTGATGTTATCATCACAAATGCTGTAATTATTGATTATACTGGTATTTACAAAGCTGATATTGGCATCAAAGATGGAAAGATTTCTGCTATTGGAAAATCTGGAAATCCATACAACTGCGATGGGATAACTGAAGGTTTAGAGATTGGTGCAAACACTGAGATTCTTTCAGCAGAGGGTAAAATCATCACTGCTGGTGGAATTGACTCACATATTCACTTTATAAGCCCAGGTCAAATAGATGAAGCACTAGCAAGTGGTGTTACAACTATGATTGGAGGTGGTACAGGGCCTAATACAGGAACAAATGCTACAACTTGTACTCCAGGTGAATTTAACATCCACAAAATGATTGAAGCAGTTGATGACTTACCATTAAACTTTGGTTTTATGGGTAAAGGAAACAGCTCAAATTATGAAGCTCTAAAAGTGCAAATTGAAGCTGGGGCTATGGGATTAAAACTTCACGAAGACTGGGGAACAACTCCAAATGCTATTGATACTTGTTTAAAAGTTGCAGATGATTTTGATGTTCAAGTTGCAATTCACACAGATACTTTAAATGAATCAGGTTTTGTAGATAACACTGTAAATGCTTTTGGTGGAAGAACTATCCATACATTCCACTCTGAAGGAGCTGGAGGTGGTCACGCACCTGATATTATGAAAGTTGCAGGACTTGCTAATATCTTACCATCAAGTACAAACCCAACTTTACCATATACAAGAAACACAATAGAAGAACACCTTGATATGCTTATGGTTTGTCACCACTTAAGTTCAAAGATTCCAGAAGATGTAAGTTTTGCAGAATCTAGAATCAGAGGTAAAACTATTGCAGCTGAAGATGTACTACACGATATTGGAGCAATCTCAATTACAAGTTCAGATTCACAAGCTATGGGAAGAGTAGGTGAAGTAGTAACAAGAACTTGGCAAGTAGCAGACTCTATGAAAAAACAAAGAGGTGCACTTGAAGGTGATGATGAACTAAGTGATAACGAAAGAATCAAAAGATTTGTTGCAAAATACACTATAAACCCTGCTATTGCTTGTGGTATTGATGAGCATGTAGGAAGTGTAGAAGTTGGTAAAATGGCTGACTTAGTACTTTGGACTCCGGCATTTTTTGGTGTTAAACCAGAGATTATCATAAAAGGTGGATTTATAGCTTTAGCAATGATGGGTGATAGTAATGCATCTATTCCAACACCAGAACCAAATATGTATAGACCAATGTTTGGAAGCTTAGGTAAAGCAGCAGCTAATACAAGTGCAATTTTTGTATCTCACTTAGCTTTAGATAAAGGTTTAGAAGAGCATCTTGATACTAAAAAAGTGATGTTGCCAGTTAAAAACACTAGAAATATTGGTAAAAAAGATATGAAGCTAAATGACTTTATTGGAGATATTGAAGTTGATCCAGAAACTTATGATGTAAAAGTTAATGGTGAGATTATAGAATCATCTTTCCAAGAAGAGTTACCAATGGCTAAGAAATATTTCTTATTCTAG
- a CDS encoding YqaA family protein, whose amino-acid sequence MVYLTLFFSAFLSATFFPFGSEAVLIYDILQGYNIYYLLLFATIGNTLGSIVNYVLGYKGEEFLERKNLLKREKIDKYIKFFSKYGGVTLLLAWAPIIGDPLTFIAGILKYDFKKFLILVAISKFSRYLFLALITLY is encoded by the coding sequence ATGGTCTATTTAACTCTGTTTTTTTCAGCTTTTCTTTCAGCCACATTTTTCCCTTTTGGAAGTGAAGCCGTACTTATTTATGATATTTTACAAGGCTACAATATTTATTATCTTCTTTTATTTGCAACCATAGGAAATACCTTAGGTTCAATTGTAAACTATGTTTTAGGATACAAGGGAGAAGAGTTTTTAGAAAGAAAAAACTTGCTTAAAAGGGAAAAGATAGATAAGTATATAAAGTTTTTCTCAAAATATGGGGGAGTTACACTTCTTTTAGCTTGGGCCCCAATTATTGGAGACCCACTTACTTTTATTGCTGGGATTTTAAAATACGATTTTAAAAAGTTTTTGATTTTGGTTGCTATTTCTAAGTTTTCTAGATACTTATTTTTAGCACTAATCACTTTATATTAA
- a CDS encoding ABC transporter ATP-binding protein — MICCKDLHVTFNHGLATEKLALRGVDLTIPAGQFVTVIGSNGAGKSTLLNTIAGDIEATHGQIFFNDRDVTALPATGRTKDIARVFQDPLAGTCGDLTVEENMALAYGRGKRGTLSFALNSKLRKLFQEQLSRLNLGLEDRLNSQMGLLSGGQRQSVSLLMSALQPSSILLLDEHTAALDPKTAALIMDITSQIIEEKSLTVMMVTHSMRQALDHGSRTIMLHEGKIIFDLEGKERSKYEVKDLLNLFALAREDGEELDDDKLLLDS, encoded by the coding sequence ATGATTTGTTGTAAGGATTTACATGTTACTTTTAATCATGGCTTAGCAACTGAAAAGTTAGCTTTAAGAGGTGTTGATTTAACTATACCTGCAGGTCAATTTGTAACTGTTATTGGTTCTAATGGTGCAGGAAAATCAACTTTACTTAATACAATTGCAGGTGATATTGAAGCAACACATGGACAAATATTTTTTAATGACAGAGATGTAACAGCTTTACCGGCAACTGGTCGTACAAAAGATATTGCAAGAGTATTTCAAGATCCTCTTGCTGGAACTTGTGGTGATTTAACAGTTGAAGAGAATATGGCTTTAGCTTATGGTAGAGGAAAAAGAGGTACTTTATCTTTTGCATTAAATAGTAAACTTAGAAAACTTTTCCAAGAACAATTAAGTAGACTAAATCTAGGTTTGGAAGATAGATTAAACTCTCAAATGGGACTTTTATCAGGAGGTCAGCGACAATCAGTTAGTCTTTTAATGTCTGCTTTACAACCAAGTAGTATTTTATTACTAGATGAACATACAGCAGCATTAGACCCTAAAACGGCAGCTCTTATTATGGATATTACTTCACAAATTATTGAAGAGAAATCATTAACAGTAATGATGGTAACTCACTCTATGAGACAAGCTTTAGACCATGGTAGTAGAACTATCATGCTACATGAAGGTAAAATTATCTTTGATTTAGAAGGTAAAGAAAGATCTAAATATGAGGTAAAAGATCTACTTAACTTATTTGCTCTTGCTAGAGAAGATGGCGAAGAGTTGGATGACGATAAACTATTATTAGACAGTTAG
- a CDS encoding ureidoglycolate lyase, with the protein MKIEIKPKPLTKEAFKKFGEVIEKEGRDSMMINRGSAEKFYEICNMDTNEKGGITTLHIYVGNKRKFPLLIDMLEKHPLFSQTFIPRSKEPFYCAVALGGREPDLSTLEIFETNGDQGVHYNKGVWHFPLICIKDKEEFFVLDRAETNKEDKLIVEQIEYNMKDEEIYLVRD; encoded by the coding sequence ATGAAAATAGAGATAAAACCAAAACCTCTAACAAAAGAAGCTTTTAAGAAGTTTGGAGAAGTTATCGAAAAAGAGGGAAGAGATTCTATGATGATAAATAGAGGCTCTGCTGAAAAGTTTTATGAAATTTGTAATATGGATACAAATGAAAAAGGTGGAATCACCACTTTACATATATATGTGGGAAATAAAAGAAAATTTCCATTACTAATTGATATGTTAGAAAAACATCCTTTATTTTCCCAAACATTTATACCAAGAAGCAAAGAACCTTTCTACTGTGCAGTTGCATTAGGAGGAAGAGAACCAGACTTATCAACACTAGAAATTTTTGAAACAAATGGAGACCAAGGTGTTCACTACAATAAAGGTGTTTGGCACTTCCCATTAATTTGTATAAAAGATAAAGAAGAATTTTTTGTTTTAGATAGAGCAGAAACAAATAAAGAAGATAAATTAATAGTAGAACAAATAGAATATAATATGAAAGATGAAGAGATCTATTTAGTAAGAGATTAG
- a CDS encoding urease accessory UreF family protein produces MEMHITPTKALSRFIQLLDGVFPSGAFVHSFGLEPHIVLGFVNDKESLKNFLENIIEDQYQKMEFTIVKKVFTLLKEEKLNHLLKEDKKFASMLSYEWAKASKDLGENYLKHIDFDIKTSIVKSYFEKVKNKESYGNELFILSSYAYELGLDEDIFLLLWAKKSLINIASASLKISRIKPSEIQQILFSFDEILEEKIQQSSRKVSNFNPLFEEVIFSHLNLEPKMFTT; encoded by the coding sequence ATGGAAATGCACATCACTCCCACTAAAGCCTTAAGTAGGTTTATACAACTTCTTGATGGAGTTTTTCCATCAGGAGCTTTTGTACACTCTTTTGGGCTAGAACCACATATTGTTTTAGGTTTTGTAAATGACAAAGAAAGCCTAAAAAACTTCCTTGAAAATATAATTGAGGACCAATACCAAAAGATGGAGTTTACTATAGTAAAAAAGGTATTTACTCTACTTAAAGAGGAAAAACTAAACCATCTTCTAAAAGAGGATAAAAAGTTTGCTTCAATGCTAAGTTACGAGTGGGCAAAAGCTTCTAAAGATTTAGGTGAAAACTACCTAAAACATATAGATTTTGATATAAAAACCTCTATAGTAAAAAGCTACTTTGAAAAAGTAAAAAATAAAGAATCTTACGGAAATGAACTATTTATTTTAAGCTCTTATGCTTATGAATTAGGACTTGATGAAGATATATTTTTACTTCTTTGGGCGAAAAAAAGTTTAATAAATATAGCAAGTGCAAGTTTAAAAATCTCAAGAATAAAACCAAGTGAGATACAACAAATACTTTTTAGTTTTGATGAGATTTTAGAAGAAAAGATACAACAAAGTTCTAGAAAAGTAAGTAACTTCAACCCTCTATTTGAAGAGGTTATTTTCAGCCATCTTAATCTAGAACCAAAAATGTTTACAACATAA
- the queF gene encoding preQ(1) synthase, with amino-acid sequence MKYGEKEIVDFDINNEENFWPNTNEKNYTINIELPEFMAKCPRSGYPDFATIKLEYVPEKLVIELKALKIYINTFMYREVSHENVANEIFDTLYDKLKPRYMKVIADFKPRGNVHTVIEIDSDKM; translated from the coding sequence ATGAAATATGGTGAAAAAGAGATTGTTGACTTTGATATTAACAATGAAGAAAATTTTTGGCCAAATACAAATGAAAAAAACTATACTATCAATATAGAGCTTCCAGAATTTATGGCAAAATGTCCAAGAAGTGGATACCCTGATTTTGCAACTATTAAATTAGAATATGTTCCAGAAAAGCTTGTAATTGAGTTAAAAGCACTTAAAATATACATTAATACATTTATGTATAGAGAGGTTTCTCATGAAAATGTTGCAAATGAGATATTTGATACTCTTTATGATAAATTAAAACCTAGATATATGAAAGTTATAGCTGACTTTAAACCACGTGGGAATGTGCATACTGTAATTGAAATAGATAGCGACAAAATGTAA
- a CDS encoding ABC transporter substrate-binding protein, giving the protein MRLSSIFKSALMSTLLVSSALQAKSVYIATTAIVEHPALDAVRDGVKKTLNDNGYSGDNLKFTYESAQGKPDIASQIARKMVGEKPDIIVAIATPSAQAAVTATKTIPVVFSAVTDPLAAKLVPSLEKPGGNVTGLSDMANIKEHFSLIKEFVPNLKVIGIPYNPGEANAVSMLDSAKVVAEEMGIKIVEAAAPKSSDVMIAAKQLVGKADAIYCPIDNTIISAVESVIKVGIDAQVPVFAGDTSTVERGAIAAVGYNYFDLGRQTGDIVLRILKGEKPGSIDVKMAKGTDLYVNPKMAKKMGIEVPKAVLEKATKVVK; this is encoded by the coding sequence ATGAGATTAAGTTCAATTTTTAAAAGTGCTCTTATGTCAACACTTTTAGTATCTTCTGCTTTACAAGCAAAATCTGTTTATATTGCAACAACTGCAATTGTGGAACATCCAGCACTAGATGCTGTAAGAGATGGAGTTAAGAAAACATTAAATGACAATGGTTATAGTGGTGATAATCTTAAATTTACTTATGAAAGTGCTCAGGGAAAACCTGATATTGCTTCACAAATTGCTAGAAAAATGGTAGGTGAAAAACCTGATATTATTGTTGCAATTGCAACACCATCAGCTCAAGCAGCAGTTACTGCTACAAAAACAATTCCAGTTGTATTCTCAGCAGTTACAGATCCATTAGCAGCAAAACTTGTTCCAAGTTTAGAAAAACCAGGTGGAAATGTTACAGGATTATCTGATATGGCTAATATTAAAGAACATTTTTCTTTAATTAAAGAGTTTGTACCTAATCTTAAAGTGATTGGTATTCCATATAATCCAGGTGAAGCAAATGCAGTTTCGATGCTTGACAGTGCAAAAGTTGTAGCAGAAGAAATGGGTATTAAAATTGTAGAAGCAGCAGCTCCAAAATCTTCAGATGTAATGATTGCAGCAAAACAATTAGTTGGAAAAGCAGATGCTATTTATTGCCCAATTGATAATACAATTATCTCAGCTGTTGAATCAGTTATAAAAGTTGGTATTGATGCACAAGTTCCAGTATTTGCAGGTGATACAAGTACAGTTGAAAGAGGTGCAATTGCAGCTGTTGGATATAACTATTTTGATTTAGGTCGTCAAACAGGAGATATCGTTTTAAGAATTTTAAAAGGTGAAAAACCAGGTTCAATTGATGTGAAAATGGCAAAGGGAACAGATCTTTATGTTAACCCAAAAATGGCTAAAAAAATGGGAATTGAAGTTCCAAAAGCGGTACTTGAAAAAGCTACTAAAGTTGTAAAATAA
- a CDS encoding urease subunit beta, with translation MFLTNREQEKLLIYTASKLAWERKERGLKLNFPEASAIISSFILEGARDGKSVAQLMVDATKVLKAEDVMPGVASMMHMVQTEATFDDGTKLVTVHNPIPETKTDVTPGEYFIDEGEIELNENAPVTTIEVENVGDRPIQVGSHYHFFETNAFLEFDREKAYGQRLNIPSGTSVRFEPGSKKEIEVVPYKGKRYIAGFNGLTNGYLDEKETKEKAMKNLADFIGSRV, from the coding sequence ATGTTTTTAACAAACCGTGAGCAGGAAAAACTGCTTATTTATACAGCTTCTAAGCTAGCTTGGGAAAGAAAAGAAAGAGGACTTAAACTTAACTTTCCCGAAGCTTCTGCTATTATCAGTTCTTTTATACTTGAAGGGGCTAGAGATGGTAAAAGTGTTGCACAACTTATGGTTGATGCAACAAAAGTTTTAAAAGCAGAAGATGTTATGCCAGGTGTTGCATCTATGATGCATATGGTTCAAACAGAAGCTACTTTTGATGATGGAACAAAACTAGTAACTGTTCATAATCCAATTCCTGAAACAAAAACAGATGTAACTCCAGGGGAATACTTCATAGATGAGGGTGAGATTGAACTAAATGAAAATGCACCTGTAACTACAATAGAAGTAGAAAATGTGGGAGATAGACCAATTCAAGTTGGTTCACACTACCACTTCTTTGAAACAAATGCTTTTTTAGAGTTTGATAGAGAAAAAGCTTATGGTCAAAGACTAAATATCCCAAGTGGTACTTCTGTTAGATTTGAGCCAGGGTCTAAAAAAGAGATTGAAGTAGTTCCATATAAAGGTAAAAGATATATTGCAGGATTTAATGGGCTGACAAATGGTTACCTAGATGAAAAGGAAACTAAAGAAAAAGCTATGAAAAACTTAGCAGATTTTATAGGGAGTAGAGTATGA
- a CDS encoding urease accessory protein UreD encodes MSISIDFKNEVFSLNKLQLPTRYYYFSETENYVKLLSIGEGIFPNDKIKTNILLESSNAILTTESATKVYPSKKDFGINYINIKLKDSNLEFLNDELILYKNSKLLQILRIDADENSTFFYSDILTQGRSYEHFDFDSMLVRNKFFCNKKLEYYENFEVLGKDLKDYIKRHENKNYIYLKLYIKTKNNEEFLKTLHKEGFDSFTFSKSKNMILGSISANDMIKIKKLQKEIWNIYRKNIDKKEFNLGKQ; translated from the coding sequence ATGAGCATATCAATAGATTTTAAAAATGAAGTGTTTTCACTAAACAAACTACAACTACCAACAAGATACTATTATTTTAGTGAAACAGAAAACTATGTAAAACTTCTTAGCATAGGTGAGGGAATTTTTCCAAACGATAAAATAAAAACAAATATCTTACTTGAAAGTTCAAATGCAATTCTTACTACAGAATCCGCTACAAAAGTTTATCCTTCAAAAAAAGATTTTGGTATCAACTATATAAATATAAAACTAAAAGATTCAAATTTAGAGTTTTTAAATGATGAACTAATATTATATAAAAATTCAAAACTTCTACAAATCCTTAGAATAGATGCAGATGAAAACTCTACATTCTTTTATAGTGATATTTTAACTCAAGGTAGAAGTTATGAGCATTTTGATTTTGATTCAATGCTAGTTAGAAATAAATTCTTCTGTAATAAAAAGTTAGAGTATTACGAAAACTTTGAAGTATTAGGAAAAGATTTAAAAGATTATATAAAAAGACATGAAAACAAAAACTATATTTATCTAAAACTTTATATCAAAACAAAAAACAATGAAGAGTTTTTAAAGACTTTACATAAAGAGGGTTTTGATTCTTTTACTTTTTCAAAATCAAAAAATATGATTTTAGGTTCAATATCAGCAAATGACATGATAAAAATAAAAAAGCTTCAAAAAGAGATTTGGAATATATATAGAAAAAATATTGATAAAAAAGAGTTTAACTTAGGGAAACAGTAA
- a CDS encoding ATP-binding cassette domain-containing protein translates to MLSPRLILGKSKEEAKELAMQCLKKVGMDQFFDQYPESLSGGQKQRVAIARSLAMSPKVLLCDEITSALDPELVGEVLKVLESLAKEGITLILVTHEMNFARDIGDRVIFMHNGKIWETGESEEVFANPQQMN, encoded by the coding sequence ATGTTATCTCCAAGATTAATACTTGGAAAAAGTAAAGAAGAAGCAAAAGAACTAGCAATGCAATGTCTAAAAAAAGTTGGAATGGATCAATTTTTTGACCAATATCCAGAAAGTTTATCAGGTGGACAAAAACAAAGAGTTGCTATTGCAAGATCTTTAGCAATGTCTCCAAAAGTATTACTTTGTGATGAGATTACATCTGCTCTTGACCCTGAATTGGTTGGGGAAGTTTTAAAGGTTTTAGAATCCTTAGCTAAAGAGGGAATTACTTTGATATTAGTTACTCATGAGATGAACTTTGCAAGAGACATTGGAGATAGAGTTATTTTTATGCATAATGGTAAAATTTGGGAAACAGGTGAAAGTGAAGAGGTTTTTGCCAATCCTCAACAGATGAATTAA
- a CDS encoding urease accessory protein UreE encodes MICKVTEIRRDEEANDSVLLDWFDMQKPNLCAISKEGREFIVKAKYTHLHENDILVCEDGYKIKVSKSEDEIYTLTFSDHITFAKIAYEIGNRHQPICIEDYKITILEDISTADIIKACESIDKVEVQKSRGIFKPNGNAHHSH; translated from the coding sequence ATGATTTGTAAAGTAACTGAAATTAGAAGAGATGAAGAGGCAAATGATAGTGTACTTTTAGACTGGTTTGATATGCAAAAACCAAACTTATGTGCAATATCAAAAGAGGGTAGAGAGTTTATTGTAAAAGCAAAATACACTCACCTTCATGAAAATGATATTCTAGTTTGTGAAGATGGATATAAAATCAAAGTTTCTAAATCTGAGGATGAAATCTATACACTAACTTTTAGTGACCATATCACATTTGCTAAAATTGCTTATGAAATAGGAAATAGACACCAACCTATTTGTATAGAAGATTACAAAATAACTATTTTAGAAGATATCTCAACAGCTGATATTATAAAAGCTTGTGAGTCTATTGATAAAGTAGAAGTTCAAAAAAGCAGAGGTATTTTCAAACCAAATGGAAATGCACATCACTCCCACTAA
- a CDS encoding ABC transporter permease → MSLYAFLGTLEIGFIYGLVAMGVYLTFRILDFPDLTVDGSFTLGAAATAALIVSGVNPYLSTLLGTLAAASAGIVTAWLNLRFNILHLLASILTMTALYTINLRVMGKPNLALIMEPTVLTPFEDLGIPAMYLKVIFVAVCALIGGLLLAWFLYTQYGLAMRAVGSNKRMAQANGIVVKEKVYVGLALSNGLVGLAGALFAQTSGFADSTMGIGTIVVGLAAVIIGESLFGTKSMLVVVLSCIIGSLLYRIAVSMALNADFLGFQASDLNLLTAVLVTLSLIFPKLRSEYKAKKAKRKKA, encoded by the coding sequence TTGTCACTATATGCTTTTTTAGGAACCCTTGAGATAGGGTTTATTTATGGGTTAGTTGCTATGGGAGTCTATCTTACTTTTCGTATTTTAGATTTTCCAGATTTAACTGTTGATGGAAGTTTTACACTAGGAGCAGCTGCAACAGCTGCTCTTATAGTTTCTGGAGTTAATCCTTATTTATCAACTTTATTAGGTACACTTGCAGCAGCAAGTGCAGGTATTGTTACAGCTTGGTTAAATTTACGTTTTAATATTCTTCATCTACTTGCAAGTATTCTTACAATGACAGCTTTATATACGATAAATCTTCGTGTAATGGGAAAACCAAATCTTGCTTTAATTATGGAGCCTACAGTTTTAACTCCATTTGAGGATTTAGGAATTCCAGCTATGTATTTAAAAGTTATATTTGTAGCTGTGTGTGCTCTTATTGGGGGCTTATTATTAGCATGGTTTTTATATACTCAATATGGTTTAGCAATGAGAGCAGTTGGTTCTAATAAAAGAATGGCTCAAGCAAATGGTATTGTTGTAAAAGAAAAAGTTTATGTGGGACTAGCTTTATCAAATGGTTTAGTAGGACTTGCAGGGGCTTTATTTGCTCAAACAAGTGGTTTTGCTGATTCAACAATGGGGATTGGAACTATTGTTGTAGGGCTTGCTGCAGTTATTATAGGTGAATCTTTATTTGGAACAAAATCTATGTTAGTTGTTGTATTAAGTTGTATTATTGGTTCTCTTCTTTATAGAATTGCAGTTTCAATGGCACTTAACGCAGACTTTTTAGGTTTCCAAGCTTCTGATTTAAACTTGCTTACAGCTGTGCTTGTTACCTTATCATTAATATTCCCAAAATTACGTAGTGAATATAAAGCGAAAAAAGCAAAAAGGAAAAAAGCATGA
- a CDS encoding DNA-binding protein, translating into MERLVTTAQAAEILGLSLQGVHYRIRKKQLKSLKKSGKTYVYINETQEPKPKEEPTIELKEFVPNETIKEIVKAKDEQIDILKKSIKWMKKQYGSEIIRLEKNQKRIIGVFNREIELLQSAFNEMRSIYKPQLEFNQQQAQNAYKQNIQKDRFITLQDFSVLMKKNNKTSEDIKNIILKAIKDKDYRFIYNKKDKKLLILNEDFSDLI; encoded by the coding sequence TTGGAGAGATTGGTAACTACTGCACAAGCTGCTGAAATACTTGGATTATCTCTCCAAGGTGTACACTATAGAATAAGAAAAAAACAACTAAAATCTTTAAAAAAATCTGGTAAAACCTACGTTTATATTAACGAGACTCAAGAACCTAAACCAAAAGAAGAACCAACTATTGAACTTAAAGAGTTTGTTCCTAATGAAACTATAAAAGAGATAGTTAAAGCAAAAGATGAACAAATTGATATTTTAAAAAAATCTATTAAATGGATGAAAAAACAATATGGTTCAGAGATAATTAGACTTGAAAAGAATCAAAAAAGAATTATAGGTGTATTTAATAGGGAAATAGAGCTACTACAAAGTGCTTTTAATGAAATGAGATCAATCTATAAGCCCCAACTAGAATTTAATCAACAACAAGCCCAAAATGCTTACAAACAAAATATACAGAAAGATAGATTTATTACTTTACAAGATTTTTCAGTATTAATGAAAAAAAACAATAAAACATCAGAAGATATAAAAAATATTATATTAAAAGCTATTAAAGATAAAGATTATAGATTTATTTATAATAAAAAAGATAAAAAACTTTTGATTTTAAATGAAGATTTTTCTGATTTGATTTAA
- the ureG gene encoding urease accessory protein UreG produces the protein MSIKIGIAGPVGSGKTSIIEKLTNILKDEYSLGIVTNDIYTTEDANYLKEKLDINSEQIIGVETGGCPHTAIRDDISMNQKAVEELEEKFNPDIIFVESGGDNLSATFSYELIDYYLYVIDVAQGADIPRKKGAGLLFSDLLVVNKTDLCPFVNVDLESYQEDVKNSRKNKPSIFLTNKDDNSFDKLKEWIKALI, from the coding sequence ATGAGTATAAAAATAGGAATAGCAGGACCAGTTGGAAGTGGTAAAACATCTATTATTGAAAAACTAACAAATATTTTAAAAGATGAATACTCTCTTGGTATTGTTACAAACGATATCTATACAACAGAAGATGCAAACTACTTAAAAGAGAAACTTGATATCAATAGTGAGCAAATCATAGGTGTAGAAACTGGTGGTTGCCCACACACAGCAATTAGAGATGATATTTCGATGAATCAAAAAGCAGTAGAAGAGCTTGAAGAAAAGTTCAATCCAGATATTATCTTTGTAGAAAGTGGTGGAGACAATCTAAGTGCTACATTCTCTTATGAACTAATTGATTATTATCTTTATGTTATTGATGTTGCTCAAGGTGCAGATATTCCTAGAAAAAAAGGTGCAGGACTACTTTTTTCTGACCTTTTAGTAGTAAACAAAACTGACCTTTGTCCTTTTGTAAACGTTGATTTAGAAAGCTATCAAGAGGATGTAAAAAACAGTAGAAAAAACAAACCAAGTATATTTCTAACAAACAAAGATGATAATAGTTTTGATAAGCTAAAAGAGTGGATTAAAGCTTTAATATAA